From the Drosophila sechellia strain sech25 chromosome X, ASM438219v1, whole genome shotgun sequence genome, the window CCAAGAACAAGCCCGATGGCCTGGCCGTCGTCGCATTCTTTATTCAGGCCTGCGGCGAGAAGGACTGTCCCGAGTTCAAGAAGATCACCGAGGGCATCCGCATCGTTCAGAAGATCCACACGAGTGCATCGCTGGATTCCGGTGCGTGTGCAATTTGCACCGAGTATGACTTATTTATTAACTTGATCTGCTTTTTTAGATTGCCTATCGTGGATTGGACTGCAGGAGCTGAGCAAACATTATTACACGTACAAGGGATCGCTGACAACGGCGCCGTACTTTGAAAGTGTCACCTGGATCATATACCGCACCCCCATCTACGTGTCGCGCGGCCAGGTGCGTGTGTTTCCATATCAAGATGATCCCCGAATTCGTAGGATCAATCTCTTTCATTTGGAACACTAAATTTGAGAAACCTTTTTTGATTTGCAGGTTCAGGTGTTTCGCAATTTGCAATCGTGTCCCAAAGATGAGTCCAAAAAGATAGTCAACAATTATCGCGAGATCCAGCGTCCGCACAAGGATCCGGAAATCTTCTTTGCGCGCAACACCAATCCAAAGTCCAAGTTATAATGTGCTTGCCATATGACTTGGCTACTCTCTCGATAATCTATTGATAATCTATTGCAATGTGTAAACATTTATCTGTCTATGGTTGTCTGTAAGCTGCTTTTGTTATTTGCCTCATGTACATAGCGTTATATACCTAacaaaacatacatatacatacatatatatatatatatatacggaGTATTTACGATACGGTTACGTGTATGGAATTTTAGTCGGAGCACGCGGTTGCCTTGCATTGAATATTTCAGAGAAATATCGGGCACAACTACTTAAGACATCTACAAGAGACGTAATCCTAACGTTTAAGTTATTAAGATAAACAGTGAAAGCgagaaaagaggaaaacaagAACAGGAAACCAACACATTTTGTATGTCCAAACTGAATTTATTAAACATCTAATTAAACATGTATAAAAGTATCAAAAAGTCATTATTCATTATGTATGTCATTACGGGTTAAAGCAACATTTTTGTCACAATACGTTCGTGTTCGAGACCATCTTATTTTTCGAGTAGAAGAGGCACTATGCTCTTGATAAACCAGGCCTTGGATATGGCCAAGTGATCACCTTCGACGCCGAGAAAGACAAGCTTTCCTTGTCGATGCATCTTGTCCAGTCCCAACTTTAGgaaaaaatttacatttaatttcagAACGTTGGGTGATAGATTTGCATACGTACATCCTTGTAGACTTTGCTCTCAGTAAAGGGCTGGATGACTTTGTTCTGCCCAGTGGTGTAGTATTGAAACCACTGGGACTCCTTCGGCTGGACAATCGTGTCGTTTAGGAACTGCACCATCACAAATCTGGAAAGCAGAGGTTAATATTATTTGATGCATTTGTTAGTATAATACGCACTTACTTCTTAAGCTTGTGCAGGTTCTCAATGTAGAACTCGTTGATGTAGAGCTCATTGTTAATGTCCGAGAGAAATGTGCTGCCCAGGCGGTATTTGTTCTCCATGATCGGATCGTGCCAGTAGGTGGCCTGAACCAATGACCTCTGCACTTCACTGGGTGTATGCAAGAgtgaagagagagagagataaaCACGGATACGACAAGGATAGCGACATGGTGGTGTTG encodes:
- the LOC6619842 gene encoding carbonic anhydrase 2, translated to MPVQSPIEISNRAIEHIDDVDPLEYHGHWEPVGVARVQNTGTSAMVTFSKRKQQPYIIGGALEQDMYVFEQLHFHWSDCDESGCEHTLEGMKYSMEAHAVHYNSKYKDFTEAKNKPDGLAVVAFFIQACGEKDCPEFKKITEGIRIVQKIHTSASLDSDCLSWIGLQELSKHYYTYKGSLTTAPYFESVTWIIYRTPIYVSRGQVQVFRNLQSCPKDESKKIVNNYREIQRPHKDPEIFFARNTNPKSKL